The stretch of DNA TCTGTCGGTCGGCGGGAGGAGGAACTTGAGCACCGCACCATCGTGCGTCAGGCGATCCGGCGTCAGGGAATGGTTTTTAAGTAAAAGGCGGCGGCTTGAGACCTCCTGCTCAGGTGAAGTTTCGAATACACGTTGGCCAGGTAGTTTTTGACTGTTTTATCGCTCAGCCCGAGCTCGGCGGCGATTTCCTTGTTCGTTTTTCCTTGTGCAATAAGGGGGAGGAGGCGTCGCTCTTGCGGCGACAGCAGATGACGGCCCCGTTCGGGCTCCCGATCGGCAACTTTGCGGAGGTAGGCAAACGTGTGACGGGTGACCCCCGGGTCCAGGTAGGATTGACCCTTGGTCAGGCTGCGCATGGCGTGCAGCAGGGTATCCGCCCCGGCCTCCTGGAGGACATACCCGTGGGCGCCTGTCGCGACGGCGGAGAGCAGGGTGGAATCGTTGAGCGCATCGGCCAGAAAGAGCACGCGCGTTTCCGGAAGATGCGCGAGGATGTCTTTGGCCGTTTCGATACCCGTGCCGTCCTGCACGCGCAGATCGAGCACGACGATGTCGGGTTTGTGGTGGAGCACCAAGGGGAGCGCCTCTTCCTTCGACGAGGCCTCACCGACCACCATAAAGTCCGGTACGGAATTCAGCAGCGTTCGCATGCCGACTCTGACCAATTCCTGAGGATTGATGATGAACACGCGCGCCGGAGTGTTCTGTAATTCATTCATGTTCGACTCTCAACTAGATGTGGATGGATGACTGGTGAACCGTTTCTCTGTCTGTGCCGAGGCGGCGGGTGCCCTTCGATAAGGGGGGCCCGTCGGATGATGATCGGCGTCCATCCTGTTCGAACCGGAGGGAAGCCGCGATCGAACGACCCTGCGGCGGGCCGGCCTGTCAGAGGTCGACCCGCGCACACGGCCGCGCATTCGATACGCGATGTCTTCTGGCTCAGGTTGCTCATGGTGCGGGCCTACGAGACTCCCGCCAGATGGGTCATGCTGTAGCCCGGCGACGCAGCCATCGGGTTGGTGGTGGCGATGCCGGCATTCACGCGCGACAGCGCGAGCACGATATTCTTGCCGCCGAATCCAAAGCTGTTGATCAAGGCACGATCGAGATGCGCCGCCCGCCCCTGCCCCGAGACATAGTCCAGATCGCATGTCGGATC from Nitrospira sp. encodes:
- a CDS encoding response regulator transcription factor, which produces MNELQNTPARVFIINPQELVRVGMRTLLNSVPDFMVVGEASSKEEALPLVLHHKPDIVVLDLRVQDGTGIETAKDILAHLPETRVLFLADALNDSTLLSAVATGAHGYVLQEAGADTLLHAMRSLTKGQSYLDPGVTRHTFAYLRKVADREPERGRHLLSPQERRLLPLIAQGKTNKEIAAELGLSDKTVKNYLANVYSKLHLSRRSQAAAFYLKTIP